In Citrus sinensis cultivar Valencia sweet orange chromosome 3, DVS_A1.0, whole genome shotgun sequence, the sequence GGAATACACTGCTGCAATTGATATTTGGTCTGTTGGTTGCATACTTGGTGAAATCATGACCAGAGAACCTTTGTTTCCTGGGAAAGACTATGTCCATCAGCTGAGACTCATCACTGAGGTATGATTTATGGGGCTGTTAGATAAGGTTTATTAATACTGAAGCagctataaaaataatattattgttactaataGGTTAGTACCTAAATCGGAAAGGGATCAAATTACTCCGGAAATCACTTTTCATTCTTCTTCAGCTCTTCTTATTTATATCCTTCTAGATTGCAGTGATTCTCGAATTAAGAATAGAGTAAACTTGTCTATCATTTCCAATAAACTGATGCTTATGACATTACCCATGTGTTTTCTGTCTTTTTGTTTAAAAGTTAATAGGTTCTCCCGATGATGCAAGCCTTGGATTTCTTCGGAGTGATAATGCTAGAAGATATGTTAGACAGCTTCCACGGTGTCGAAAGCAGCAATTTGCAACTAGATTTCCCAATAAGTCGTCTGGGGCTGTTGATCTGTTAGAGAAAATGCTTGTGTTTGATCCCAATAAACGTATTACAGGTACGAAAAAAGATTTCAGACCTCCTAGCTCAACAGTTCTCTCTCTTACTGTATCTAATCTCCTAAAGTTTTATCTCATTTGCTTCTGTTTGCAGTTGAGGAGGCACTTCGTCACCCCTATTTACAATCTCTTCATGATCTCAATGATGAACCTGTCTGCCCCAGGCCTTTCCACTTTGATTTTGAGCATTCATCATGCACTGAAGATCACATTAGGGAGCTGATCTGGAGGGAGTCGGTGAAGTTCAATCCAGACCCAACATGTTAGGAGTATGCTTTGCTTGTGCTGTAGAAATTCATATGGAACAAACCCTCGTTTGCCCCTAATACAATGTATTTTCATAATCCTTCTGTAGAATGGTGAGTAGGAAAAACACTAAAGTTCATTTTCGTGTACCTTAAAGCTGGAGTTCGGTAATGTTCAAGCAGCTTAACAATAACTTCTCTGACTATTGGGACCCAAAAATATGCATGAAGGCCCGATTGCTTGTTAGTTTCCATGCTTACAAAATCAGTGAATGCAGCTGCATTGGACCTTGAAAGAGACTGGTAAAAGGATAGAATAAGTTGGGAATTTTGGAGGTTAAAGCAAATTAGGAATACTATGTTGTTCATGCTTACTTCCAGTTTTTCTGAAAACCTTTggagttaaatcaatataATTACATATAATGAGTTGTTTCCTGTATCTCTCTGTCCTTCCGATGTGGGCTATTATGTGCTGGGGTTGATGCTTATAGAAATTCGTAGTAAGACAAAATGGTTGTAAAGTGttaaaaatttgtgaaatCTTGATGCTACATCCTGGTCTAAATTCCTAGTTACAACcggtttatttttctttacaaaaaggaaaagcGAAAATTTGAGTCTACGATGATGATGCGAGAAATCTGAGTTGTTGgtaggaagaaaaaaaaaagaaattagattaCGATGGAACTAGAAGTTCAAACTAACAAACCCAATacgagaaaaaataaaaataaaaattctaatccTTATCGccttttttgaattaaatcgATTTTGTGGGTTAGAGCGATAATTTAGTCGCATTACTTTATTTGCAACCAACTGTAAGTATAGGTTTGGTGACTTATCATATCACTGCAAATAGGGACTGAAATCCCTTATACATACGTAACAATTCGCGTTACAAGTAATTTGCTTTGTAGGAGCACATTTGAACTTCCATGTTCTCAACGGGCAATCTGTTGTCAGGAAAATTACATTCCGTGGTCTTCGCCGGTTCGTGATCTGGCAACAATTCACATGGTTTGGGAGTCACACCACTCGAAATCCCGGTAATATCAGTGCAGTTCCACTGAAGTTTCTTAGGCTTGTTGGTTAGCTCAATGGTCACATTTGATATGCAAATTCCAGTAAAAGGATCCCCAGCAATTCCTTCCAATCTAGCTGCCATTGTTACATTCTCAGCAACCATGTCACGATAATTGATATTCTGAATCACGGGAAGTGCATGCGGATCATAGTTATTGTCAGGATGAGAACCATAACTGCCTGTAATCCAAAATGCCCATTTCATGGTTTTCATTGTCATTCTTCTCACATATACGTCCTTCACAAAACCTCCTCTTCCAACAGCAGTTTTGATCCTGACACCTGATTCAGAATCAATGGCTGTGATATCTTCTGCCCGTACGTCCTGAATCCCACCGGACATCTCACTTCCCAGTGCAATCACTGCACTGAATGGAGAAATGCACGTTAGGCGTCTGATAATAAGCTGCTTTGTTGGCATCCCGTAAGCAATACCATACTGATCCCAGCCACTTTTAACTGCTACACAGTCATCCCCTGATACAATGTAGCAGTCCTCTATTCTGGTGTTTGTGCAAGAATCTGAAATCAGAATCAAACGGTTGCTATTTGCTTAGTATTTGTTGAAGCATAGCCTAGTGGAAGTAACAGTTTGTTCCTAAATCTTTAATCTGTTGCCGGAACATTTTAGGTGTGTTAGACTTAGGTTCCTCTCTCAGGaagttaaatattttcaagaaTATGGCAAGAAAATGTTGGTGCATGTTCTTCTAAGTGGTTTAAAAACATTGCTGCATACTCACCAGGATTAATACCATCAGTGTTTGGAGATGTCACCGGCGCTAAGATCGTTATGCCTTGAACTATGACACTACTGCATTCCATAACATCGATTGTTAGAACAAAAAGGAACAAATTTTAGGGATTAAACTATCAATGTATTTAGACAAGTATAAGTATATGTAATTAGGTACTAGAGAAGCAGAAAGCAACCTGCTATAAACAGGATGAACATTCCAGGATGGGGAATTGATCAATGTGAGGTTGGATATTTGAATATTCTGTGAGTACATGATTTCAATAAGGTATGGGCGGGTATACTTTAGCTCTCCCGCACGAAATTTTCGCCACCAGAGCTCACCCTGACCATCAATAGTTCCATTGTCCCCTGAAATTCAATGAAATCTTCTGTAATGCTAACTAATCACACATATAAATCTCCGTCTAGTTTCAGAAGTTACGCTTGATTCACTGGTACCTGTTATGACAACATCAGTGAGGTTGGTTCCAAAAATAAGACTGCTATACCTTCCACCTTCTGTGTCCCTTCCTCTACCGTAGGATGGCAAAGGCTCGATCACAGGCCATTCTTTCTCATCCTAGCccaattgataaaaaatagaaaaagaataatcaaTTCGGATTAGATCGTGATACAAATCATTTCATCATCTAATCATCAGATTATTTAAGCATTATAAATGAAAGTTCTCAAAATAGAAACTATGATGCTAATAGTCAGCATGATGCATCTTGTTATTAGTAGAGAAACATGCTTTAGACTCCGTTTTTGGTATTCTAGTGATATAGCTCTTTAAGCCGCAATTGTTGGGAATGAAAGCTCAAGCTGTCAAGGAAAAGTTAATAGATGTTTGATAAATGTCATTGGTAGACTTTAGAGCTTATTTTTGATTTAGTAGCTGTAGGAAATAATCAGATGTGCTGCCAAAGTCAACCTGTTAGCCTGAAATAAGTGTTTCCTAGGAAATGCAGGTCTAAAGTCAATATTTATCAACAATAAAAAGACTAGTTCTAGTATTCAAGACACACATTAACGGCTGAAACAAAAGGAACACATTTATTATGAGGCAGTTCGCATGAATGATATTATACGTTTTAATGGCTGGAAAACTGTTATAGAGTGCGTTTCTATTGTTACGTTTGTTATTCTTCTCGTTTTTCTCTCGGAAAAATTTTCCCTTATCCGAAACCTAACGGCCGTGATTTAAGGAAAATATACATTGCCTTGCAGGCAGTCTTTTCAATCTCCCAGTAAAATGAATAAACTAATGTGTATGATCAGTTGAAGGAACAATCGATAGTACAGAGCTGCTAACCTGGGAAGCAAGAAGAACAGCATCCTTGTGAAGAAACAAAGTGAAATGGCTGGTGAGATTGAAGCTTCCAGTCAGCCATTTTCCAGGAGGAACAAACAGTTGGGACCCTCCTTCTGACTGGAACCGACTCAAATGATCAATTGCGGCCTTAAAAGCCTTTGTGTTTGATGTGATTCCATCGCCAACGCCTCCGAATTCCTCCAGTGATGCGCTGTGAGCTCTGCAACTTATTGCTGAGTACTCAAACCAGTCTGAATTTCGGGCTTTTCTACTCTCAACTCCATTTGTATTTAACGAGATGATAATACCAACTAGCAATATGATACAAATAACCTGCGCGAATTAGAAGAGATTGCGTTATGTTTGTTTCCGGAGATCACGGAAAGATATGTACGATagaagaagaagctttacCTGAGTTCTTTTGGCAGTTTTTAACGACTCCATTGAATAAAAGATGGGTTGCTCTGGCTTGGCTTGTTCAAAGAGTCCAGGGACTTTGATGCTTGTTTACGATTTATATAGGGGAAGAACTCCGGACTTTTAGCACAATATCGACAATCCCCCAGTTTACGTTGATGTTTAATCTTATGAGAAGAAAATGCGAGAAAagtggaagaaaaagaaaactgattaaagtaaaaagattaaagaaaaacagagaccaaaatatcattttaaaatgtgaCAAAGATAATTGTGTGTACCACAAGCAAACTGAGGGGTAAACGTGGAATGCGTGcgtcttttttgaaattttatatttattattattattatttttaaacagaGTACATTGTATAACATGAGagtcaaaatgaaaattttaggGAGATTTTTATTGGATGGTGAAGGTGAGAGTGGAAGTGGAGACAACCCCAGATTGTGATCATTGTCCCATTTGAGTTATAcgcaattttaataatttgagttGGGATTTCTGAATTAGGTTctatctaaaatttttaaaaacatggCACAATGAATCAACATGCCTACCCActagtccttttttttttttttctccatctACTCCACTTACTCTGTTTTGTgcaaatggaaaaagaaactGCATGTGTTGTTGTTCTTCTGATGTCAGGATTACCCAATAACAATATCgcatttgtttttattagcAATAGGTTTTAAAACGAATACATGCATTTGTGACCTTCGGTGCTACAGCAGACAAAGCTTGTCCGATACTGCCATTTCTTAGGCTTATGAGAAGTCGAAAGCAACCGCCGGGGCCCCGCATCACGATACTTTTGTCAGGATTCGAGGCTTGTGGGCATGACATCCCGTGACCAAAGTTCCATTCGGCTTCACGGGTTAAGTTATCGTAAAgttgttacattttttttctttctcttcatgTAAAGATACAGAAGATTGCTATTTGAGAACCATTAGGGCCACCAGAAAGTAACACAAATCTCATGTACCTTTTCTTCAACTAATTCATTTTAAGTTCATTTTCCTGGCAGTACAGCACTAGCAATTAATCAAAATGAGCAGTTAGCAAGCAATGAGTACGGCACTTACCGCGGCATCCATGTGGGTCTCACTATCACCAAATTTGCACTAAATTCAGAAGCAGCATTCACGGGACGACTTTTAGTTTTAGGTAATCAATCACCAACAGAATGTTTTAATAATCCTCTTCTATTTTTGCTTACTGATAATGATGTTTATGACTTTGTGGTTTGGGATGGGGCATTAACGTCCATCTCATTCTATAATTGGCGCATGGGTATACAAATAATATGGTGTGGTAGTGGTAGTGGCATGGCCGATGAGGCCACCGAGCCTAGATCCATCATCCATGTGCTGTATTGTTTATCTCTCTAAAAGGCATTCGTAATTTCTTGGTGGGTAAGTGGATGGCAATAGCATGAGTGCTACCTAAGTTTTCGGTGCTTCTTGTATATACACGCTTTCGCGAGATGGAGGAGTACACATAAAAGGCACTCAAAAATTTTGGCGTAAAAATAaaggttttcttttcttagaaaaaaaaaaattgaagtactGAGTAAAGACATAAATTGCCAAGTTTTGTTGTAAAGTTAAGATTCTaatactaaatataaaaatacaaactatAACATTCGGTTTTGTTGCTTTGGATAGATAAAAACTCCTAGGATGAAGatcaattcaaataattatataaagtaTATCAACTCACAGCTCtgcgatatatatatatatatatctatcaATTTTCCGTAAATACTATTTCACTCTCTACTACTTTGAACTAAAATCAATCTTTTCTGTGGCATACATTTGTTTAACCTTTATTGTTGTTCAATTAGTGTATACATATTCAATAGACAATGGAAGAGACAATTACATTAAGATGTGTGGTGGATGGGCATGTGCAACTTGctcaatttgatttgttttgtgCTCACGCTCGCATGAGATTCAATTTGTTTGGTAGTCACAGGCGGCGTACAAATATCCcgttgaaaaaacaaaaaagttagGGCTAGAGTTAGGTTTGGCCCATAGAATTTGCCTGTAGTTGTGTTTGGCCCTCTATTAGGAGTAGATTTTTCGGCCTCAATTGCGGGAACCTAAGATATCTTCTGGGGGTGGGTCCCCCAGAGTTCAAAATTCTTCAACTGCCCTAGATGTTAGGTTTTTGATAACTCCACTGGCGTCAAAGCTGATTAACATATTAACGTTCTCAATTAGGAAACTCTGAGAGAAACTTTACtcttaattagataattaattttaaatatatcctGCAAGCAAATTAAACTTTATGTCACTGCTATTTGTTAGTTAATTCCCTACACTCAGCAATAGCAACTGAATAAACTGATCGAGCTTCCTTAATTCATTCATAACCTCTATAAAGTTAAAATTCAGACGCCCACAAAATGTTATGCCAAATTGTGTACCATTATCATCATTTTGATTCTGACATTGTTTTCTGGGACTGCAGACTGCAGTTCctttaatttcattcaatATGTGCATTCAAGTTTAACTTAACTAGTTAGGTCTTTAAGTGATTCGTCCACGAACAAAGGAAAGATTTAAAAGGGTGTGTGTGTATACACACAGACACGCAGACTTAGTGCGTCAACGATAACAGTGTGTGACTCGATATGTATGTATGGACCCTAATCCTGCACTAGCTAACTACAAAAGGTCTCCAAGTGAAAACCAAACTCTTTCGTTCTATTTAATTAGCAGTGAAGGCGTTTATAAATTtgccttcatcatcaaaagataaaaacacacaccaaaaggagaagaaaacaagaggGCAAGCATATTATAGTTTGGTCTCTGTTCCAAGTTGAGAATCATCTTACATCAAGGCATCAGTCATCTCACTAAGTTTCTTTCATTTAATCATACCATGCACTCGCAATATACTGCCAATTTCAGAATGCATGCACGAAGCAAAATATGGACAATGAATTAAGCAGGATTTCAGGTTACTAAGTTAATGTTACTCTTTGAACCAAGTAAAATGTATAGGCCAGATCATATATATTTAGCATACATGGAAGAGGTCAGAAACAAAGAATTGATCGCGAATCATATGCAGTAAGCAGGGATTCAAATATTATGGGTGTTATCCCAACGCTGAACTCTTTGAGAGTTCTCCTGAGGGAAGAAGTAACTTAGAGACTTGCAATATATAATAAGAAGTGGTGCAACGCATGTTAAAGTGGAGTCTAGACATCAAGTTGtagtttataattattacttcattttcttaatattaacTACGTATTGACATCATTCAATTGATAGTGTATGAACAAAATTAGGTATATAAGTTTATAGTACTTAAGGCTCTATTTGATATTAAGGTGGTGTAACATTTAAATCACAGttgctgtaaaaaaaaaatgtaactataaaataaaagttaatattatttggtaaatataatttttaaatattaatattgacAAAAATAGTAGAGCAGCAACTGCCAACCACAGTACCAAATATAGTGTAACTCTACTCAGTGGAATTGCACAAATATTTGAACTTCATAatacaaaatgaataaaaaaaatatgattataGTGATAACTAAAATAGGCAACCAATGACAAATCATCCAAAAAATGGATAACTGCTCAATCTTTGCCctcgggaaaaaaaataaaaataaaaggtcaATAGATACGCTACATATTTATGCATGCACAAGTTTGTAAGAGgttacaataaatatatgatcggcataaataatattacaaaGGAAAGTGAGTCCCTTCGTGAACTAGGGTTCACtagctaataataataaacgaTAAAGAATGGAATTAAAGAagagctttaaaaaaaatgcatgctAATTAAAGTATTATCTTGTTGTTTTCTAATTGCTCTCATAAATGATTAAAGTAGAAGGAAGACAAATCAGCAATCGATGGATTAAAGTTTTATAGTTTTACCCAAAATAAGAAGTGATAATTTATCATGGAAAGAGATGGTAAACAAGAACCTCTAACAGGAGGCGTCTGTTAACTTGATTCCACCTTCATAGCCATCGAAtcaaaaatacaattaatataCAAACAATTTCAGCACTAACCCGCACGCCCGGTGGACgaacttttttcttattctagATTATAACACAAATAATCATAATTGGCATCTCGAGCAAACCAATTCTAAAAGATTATATATTCAAATCACGTTCACATCATTATTTAGTCTCTCTATAACaggaaaagaaatataattataataattcaaaactgGGTTtgattattaacttttattaataagttgTTTGGGAAGTGATTCGAGGCATATATATGGATTATGGAATGAACTAAAATGTAAAGTCCCTCACTTTTTGTTAGCTTTGTTTCCATAGCTGGTCATGAAAAACATACACAAGATCCACCATAGAAATTTCACACAAACTGATACAAAATGCTTCTTATTAATGAACATTATTAAGACATACATATAGCAAACCATACGTAAATAAAATGAACTATTTGCATCACGAGTCCTGCAAATCCATGTTCATTAGTACATGGAAATCACTAAacatcatatataaattactAGAAAGGCTATCTCCTCGAGTATGATCACATACTGATGAGAACTGAATcccttattttttatattttcacatTCCATTCAAATCACACCAAACTGCAGCTATACTAAATCTCTTATTTAAGGCAAGCAAGTAggaagaaatataaaacacataCATCACTTATCTCCAAACAGATAGCCGAGTGAGGAGTCTCCACCGGGAACTGATTTAACTTTTGTTGAGGGACGATCCTGAAGAAACGAGATTTATTATGTGGTAAGTGAAAAAGTGATACCACATACAAGTAAATACTGCATAAATGTATGGATCAGTGGATATTCTCAGTACTCACAGTTATGAAGTTCCCAGTGTTCTGGCCTTGAGCTCTGTGATAGTTGTTTGAGACATTTGGTTTGTTAGGAGCCTGATTATCCTGAGGTTTCTCCGTGGTGGTATCGATCCCATATGGCGGCAAGCTAACTGTCTGTGGAGCCGGAGGTGCAGCTGGTTTCTCTTCAGACCCAAAAAGATAGCCTAATGAGCTCTGCCCGCCGCCATAGCTCCCACCTCTACTCATGGTTCCTTTAGATCTGTTTAATTAATCAGCGAATAATGATAGGTAAGAAAGAGGAAAGGTAAGAGCCCTAATTGTATGATGTGCTCGTCGATTTTATGTATGTGAGGTTGCGCAaccatatttatatatgtacgtgtgtgtgtgtgcccattttttttggttgatatAATGCATTATGTACCTAGTTGTCATTTATGCTCATTATTGAGCTGTTAGACCCAATAATATTACTTGCCTATAGTAACTTACGATTTCGATGCTAAAAAGGGGCATCCTATGAACTAATTTGTTAGCTCTTGTGCACAAGTCCGTTGGTTATGTTTCGATGTAAGGATGATTTTTTAGTTCCTTTCATCTGATTACTGAAACTCATGCAACGCTTTGTAATGCGCATGAAAATTACAGTTTCTAATTAGTAACCAAATATCCCAGTCCATGTATTATCATGGAATTGAATTTTTGGTCTCTCACTAACAGTAGCATATATGAAtgattaaatatatgtatgttaTATACTGAGTATTATGGACTGGTCTGGAAGTAACTTGAAAACGATCTTTTTAGCTCATGGGAATGCTTGTTTGAGATGTAATCTAAAGGCATAcaatgaatataatataatgattTGGTGTAGTTTAATTTGAAACCTTGATCGAATTCCTCTCAAGAAGATGTAAGAAAACGaccctttaattaattaagcagGTTGGTCTCAGCTGCTTCTTTCAGAAATCACATTAACCATTCAGTCATTCATGGTTTATATTCATTACATAACAAGTGTTAAACAGAAACTCAATGTATGTCGTGTCGTTGTTCTAGGACatacatgaaaataattagagatTAAAATAACACACAGcccaaaatccaaaatgatgATAATTCCTCCTTGACTAATGATCTCCAACTAGCTTAgaaaatatctatttaagaGCTCCTCGGTAATTATATCAGTCGtactgagaaaaaaaaaacatgcaaGGAGAGTTCAAATGACTCTTCAACTGTCGCTTGGCATTGTACGCCAATCTGATTTggtaaaatatcaaattcaagCTCACTTAATTCAGCAATTAAAAGCAATATTAaccataaattttgaattagtgGTATCGAAAATTATACTGTTGACAAGGTGTCTATTAactaacttattttaattagcaCTCAGACTTTTACTTAATACATGGTTAACGTTGGCCCCATTTTGCTGGAGCAAGCGCCGAGGCATCCGTCTCGACAGGACTTAATGATCTTGCACCTTACAAATATCAAATCAAGCAATCTAGTACGTCAATGTAAAGCTGACTATACCTCACTACAAAaagtacaaagaaaatatttaaatttttggtatACTGTAGATATCTTTATCCCTATTTCATTAGGATAGTTTGTGGgaattttatctcattttctAATCCTTACTTTGTTAGAATTATTTACGAAagttttatttctcttttttatgtCTATTTGCTAGGGTTAGTTGTGagagatttttcttcttttttagtattttaggTGTAGATAAGAGGTGTTGCATTTGTCATTTAGATTTGAGCATGATCTCATTATAAGTATATGTAAGTCATTCATCACCTTGATTTAACCCCAGTTAATCTATCTCTTTAgttgctaattaattaaataattgcgAGGGCATAAATTCGAGCCCCCACAATTGTGAGGGCACGAGTTTGAACCCccacaatttaattttccttttcaagTTGAATGAAGACAATCTTCTCCCTTTCGAAACGTGAGTAGAGTAGACGTCCCTCAAATATTAGAAAGGACAAAATCTAGACAGTGCtataaaatttgtgaatttagttcaagtaattatttaattgtaaatattaatataataattatatgaaatatgaattatgatttgagcaatagtctcatataattcaaaaaaaaataactaatttagcTAGGCCCACGCCACACGGGCCTGTTGCAATTGAGGGACGTCTACTCTACTCACGTTTCGAAAGGGAGAAGATT encodes:
- the LOC102616880 gene encoding mitogen-activated protein kinase 4-like isoform X2: MEHENVIAIKDIIRPPKKDTFNDVYIVYELMDTDLHQIIRSDQQLTDDHCQYFLYQLLRGLKYVHSASVLHRDLKPSNLLLNASCDLKIGDFGLARTTSETDFMTEYVVTRWYRAPELLLNCTEYTAAIDIWSVGCILGEIMTREPLFPGKDYVHQLRLITELIGSPDDASLGFLRSDNARRYVRQLPRCRKQQFATRFPNKSSGAVDLLEKMLVFDPNKRITVEEALRHPYLQSLHDLNDEPVCPRPFHFDFEHSSCTEDHIRELIWRESVKFNPDPTC
- the LOC102617191 gene encoding probable polygalacturonase; the encoded protein is MESLKTAKRTQVICIILLVGIIISLNTNGVESRKARNSDWFEYSAISCRAHSASLEEFGGVGDGITSNTKAFKAAIDHLSRFQSEGGSQLFVPPGKWLTGSFNLTSHFTLFLHKDAVLLASQDEKEWPVIEPLPSYGRGRDTEGGRYSSLIFGTNLTDVVITGDNGTIDGQGELWWRKFRAGELKYTRPYLIEIMYSQNIQISNLTLINSPSWNVHPVYSSSVIVQGITILAPVTSPNTDGINPDSCTNTRIEDCYIVSGDDCVAVKSGWDQYGIAYGMPTKQLIIRRLTCISPFSAVIALGSEMSGGIQDVRAEDITAIDSESGVRIKTAVGRGGFVKDVYVRRMTMKTMKWAFWITGSYGSHPDNNYDPHALPVIQNINYRDMVAENVTMAARLEGIAGDPFTGICISNVTIELTNKPKKLQWNCTDITGISSGVTPKPCELLPDHEPAKTTECNFPDNRLPVENMEVQMCSYKANYL
- the LOC102617482 gene encoding protein SPIRAL1-like 5: MSRGGSYGGGQSSLGYLFGSEEKPAAPPAPQTVSLPPYGIDTTTEKPQDNQAPNKPNVSNNYHRAQGQNTGNFITDRPSTKVKSVPGGDSSLGYLFGDK